A part of Melittangium boletus DSM 14713 genomic DNA contains:
- a CDS encoding lanthionine synthetase LanC family protein, which produces MSLLLSHAAPANPVARRLGPAILGLTAHPPEHRWGVARVRAFLASTPPRSAPAEQSPPASPPLVERLLHDGLDHLVSTMAGDDADRLWASNPFGSTTDACNVQHGAAGVLAVLSRAGEMLDRPDLRPIVERAARWIDKRMATRAHHLPGLYFGGAGVAWALSDAADLLGNGELRQRALEYALALPMRWPNPDVCHGSAGAGMAQLHLWRKTGDPRFLARVQTCADGLLVAAVRTGGRITWPIASDFDSKLAGVVHQGFAHGLAGVATFLLAAGVLTGREDCIEAATLAGDTLVASADRKQEGARWQSAVGGAPTRSELYYYWCSGSSGIGTFLIRLWAATGRPEYRELAEAAAVAVRRARWLATTAACHGLAGNGEFLLDLADSVGGPYRGWAEEHADCLFARHAVHDGRRLVPDESGQSVVADFNTGLAGVLGFLLRLRHGGPRWWMPPPRA; this is translated from the coding sequence ATGTCCCTTCTGCTGTCCCATGCCGCCCCGGCCAACCCGGTCGCGCGACGGCTGGGCCCCGCCATCCTGGGGCTCACCGCACACCCGCCCGAACACCGCTGGGGAGTGGCACGAGTCCGTGCGTTCCTCGCGTCCACTCCCCCACGGAGCGCTCCCGCGGAGCAAAGCCCGCCTGCCTCCCCTCCTCTGGTGGAGCGGCTGCTCCATGATGGGCTCGACCACCTTGTCTCGACCATGGCCGGCGACGATGCCGATCGCCTCTGGGCCAGCAACCCGTTTGGCAGTACGACCGACGCCTGCAACGTCCAGCATGGGGCCGCTGGCGTGCTCGCGGTGCTGTCGCGTGCGGGTGAAATGCTCGACCGCCCGGACCTGCGGCCCATCGTCGAGCGCGCGGCCCGCTGGATTGACAAGCGCATGGCCACCCGCGCCCATCACCTGCCAGGGCTGTACTTCGGTGGCGCTGGCGTCGCATGGGCGTTGTCTGACGCGGCGGATCTCCTGGGAAATGGCGAACTGCGACAGCGGGCCCTGGAGTATGCCCTGGCCCTGCCCATGCGCTGGCCCAATCCAGACGTTTGTCATGGCAGCGCCGGGGCGGGCATGGCCCAGCTCCATCTCTGGCGGAAGACGGGCGACCCCCGCTTCCTCGCGAGGGTGCAAACCTGCGCGGATGGCCTCCTCGTCGCGGCCGTGCGGACGGGTGGGCGAATCACCTGGCCGATCGCGAGCGACTTCGACTCCAAGCTCGCCGGAGTGGTCCACCAGGGTTTCGCGCACGGACTCGCCGGAGTGGCGACATTCCTGCTCGCGGCGGGTGTCCTCACGGGCCGGGAGGACTGCATCGAGGCCGCGACCCTCGCCGGCGATACGCTCGTCGCCTCGGCGGACCGGAAGCAGGAGGGCGCGCGCTGGCAGTCGGCGGTGGGCGGAGCACCGACCCGCTCGGAACTCTACTATTACTGGTGCAGTGGCTCTTCGGGCATTGGGACATTCCTGATCCGGCTCTGGGCGGCCACGGGCCGTCCGGAGTACCGGGAGCTCGCCGAGGCCGCGGCCGTGGCCGTGCGCCGGGCCCGGTGGCTCGCGACCACGGCGGCCTGTCACGGGCTGGCGGGAAACGGAGAGTTCCTGCTCGACCTCGCCGACTCGGTGGGTGGCCCGTACCGGGGCTGGGCCGAGGAACACGCCGACTGTCTGTTCGCCCGGCACGCGGTTCACGACGGGCGGCGCCTCGTCCCGGACGAGTCGGGGCAGTCAGTCGTCGCCGACTTCAATACCGGACTCGCGGGCGTGCTGGGGTTCCTGCTCCGGCTACGTCACGGCGGCCCCCGTTGGTGGATGCCCCCACCGCGCGCGTGA
- a CDS encoding NAD(P)-dependent alcohol dehydrogenase encodes MLKTPAYAAAAPNQPLAPLTIERREPGPNDILIDVLYCGVCHSDIHQARDEWGGGIFPMVPGHEIVGRVAQVGAGVTKFKVGDLAGVGCMVDSCRSCGSCGRQHEQFCEQGAALTYNSTEMDRKTPTYGGYASRLVVTEHFALKVPESLELAAVAPLLCAGITTYSPLRQWNCKKGDKVAVVGLGGLGHMAVKLAVAMGAEVTLLSTSPSKEADARRLGAQHFASTKDESIFKKLAGRFDLIIDTVSAPHDYNAYLGFLRELGTMVLVGVPPAQPLHAFSLIQGNKRLVGSMIGGIAETQEMLDFCAEHKIVSDIELIPIQKINEAYERVVRSDVRYRFVIDMASLSKQ; translated from the coding sequence ATGTTGAAGACCCCCGCCTACGCCGCCGCCGCTCCGAACCAGCCCCTGGCGCCGCTCACCATCGAGCGGCGGGAGCCCGGCCCGAACGACATCCTCATCGACGTGCTCTACTGCGGCGTCTGCCACTCCGACATCCACCAGGCGCGGGATGAGTGGGGCGGCGGCATCTTCCCGATGGTGCCCGGCCACGAGATTGTCGGTCGGGTGGCCCAGGTGGGCGCGGGCGTCACGAAGTTCAAGGTGGGCGACCTGGCCGGGGTTGGCTGCATGGTCGACTCCTGCCGTTCGTGCGGCTCCTGCGGCCGGCAGCACGAGCAGTTCTGTGAGCAGGGCGCGGCCCTCACCTACAACAGCACGGAGATGGACCGGAAGACGCCCACGTACGGCGGCTACGCGTCGCGCCTCGTGGTCACCGAGCACTTCGCGCTGAAGGTCCCCGAGTCCCTGGAACTCGCCGCCGTGGCCCCGCTGCTGTGCGCCGGCATCACCACGTACTCGCCCTTGCGCCAGTGGAACTGCAAGAAGGGCGACAAGGTCGCCGTGGTGGGTCTGGGCGGCCTGGGCCACATGGCGGTGAAGCTCGCCGTGGCGATGGGCGCCGAGGTGACGCTGCTGAGTACTTCGCCCTCGAAGGAAGCCGATGCACGCCGCCTGGGCGCCCAGCACTTCGCGAGCACCAAGGACGAGTCCATCTTCAAGAAGCTGGCCGGGCGCTTCGATCTCATCATCGACACCGTGTCGGCGCCGCACGACTACAACGCGTACCTGGGCTTCCTGCGGGAGTTGGGCACGATGGTGCTCGTGGGCGTGCCGCCCGCGCAGCCGCTGCACGCCTTCTCGCTTATCCAAGGCAACAAGCGGCTCGTCGGCTCCATGATTGGCGGGATCGCCGAGACGCAGGAGATGCTCGACTTCTGCGCCGAGCACAAGATTGTCTCGGACATCGAGCTCATCCCCATCCAGAAGATCAACGAGGCGTACGAGCGGGTGGTGCGCAGCGACGTGCGTTACCGGTTCGTCATCGACATGGCCAGCCTGTCCAAGCAGTGA
- a CDS encoding DUF3060 domain-containing protein codes for MLKSIRTAAFIMVLGVGATASAWEGIKVGKDGSVKIGAGDTRVDVGSGGDVSVRAPSAQVDADARTSSSRGEAGGSRGSDRQIKLEGLGQKQTVTCEKGAEVLIEGTSNDYSIEGECMHVSVSGTSNKVRVVSVGRVTVEGTSNVVTWEHGLGTAKKPKISTEGVNNKVLQAR; via the coding sequence ATGTTGAAGAGCATTCGCACGGCGGCGTTCATCATGGTCCTGGGCGTTGGGGCGACGGCAAGTGCGTGGGAGGGCATCAAGGTCGGGAAGGATGGCAGCGTCAAGATCGGTGCGGGCGACACCCGGGTGGATGTCGGTTCAGGCGGAGACGTCTCCGTTCGTGCACCCAGCGCCCAGGTCGATGCCGACGCGCGGACATCGTCCTCTCGCGGTGAGGCGGGCGGCTCACGAGGCAGTGACCGCCAGATCAAACTGGAGGGCCTGGGGCAAAAGCAAACAGTCACCTGCGAGAAGGGCGCCGAGGTGTTGATCGAAGGCACCTCGAATGACTACTCCATCGAGGGCGAGTGCATGCACGTCTCCGTGTCGGGCACTTCCAACAAGGTGAGAGTGGTGTCCGTTGGACGCGTGACGGTGGAGGGGACGAGCAACGTCGTCACCTGGGAGCACGGACTTGGAACGGCCAAGAAGCCCAAGATCTCCACGGAGGGCGTGAACAACAAGGTGCTCCAGGCGCGATAG
- a CDS encoding protein kinase domain-containing protein has translation MLIELATDTLAPQWNERGLSIGLLQPFTSGRLALDTSWFERINEGPSKGPLSVGAGAEFLEPDLLRQCSQIALDRIVEALLRQRGAHGWRVHPEGPWRHVTPPSAVSREQGWKLHVSATPLSAPAVLERCATVLITSDCAFKFAATLEHVEALTSTRCDRAQGGKFITVYPRDDDSLRVLAERLHAATLGLSGPGILSDRRYQPNSLVHYRFGAFSGVRTLTADGVYESRLRAPDGTLVRDARQAWFAPPAWATPPFDEPGTPLAGAPQAVLLQDRFIVRGAIRHSNRGGVYRATDQASGAEVIVKQARPHTGAELTGEDARDALRHEAEMLDVLTGLGPEPLALFEQGGDLFLAETLVAGQVLRDWVADRLFMHPGEVAALDLETALEMAQRLTELLSAIHEHGLVCRDFNPNNVIVTQDRQLRLVDPELVARPGTRVYRYYTPGYAAPEQLRAPKVGPCPGQQVDLFSLGATLFVTVHQLRR, from the coding sequence ATGCTCATCGAGCTCGCCACCGACACCCTGGCTCCACAGTGGAATGAACGCGGCCTGAGCATCGGACTGCTTCAGCCCTTCACGAGCGGGCGGCTCGCCCTGGATACCTCCTGGTTCGAACGGATCAACGAGGGTCCTTCGAAGGGCCCGCTCTCCGTCGGTGCCGGCGCCGAGTTCCTGGAACCCGACCTGCTGCGCCAGTGTTCCCAGATCGCGCTCGACCGGATCGTGGAGGCCCTGCTCCGGCAGCGCGGTGCACACGGCTGGCGTGTCCACCCGGAGGGGCCGTGGCGTCACGTGACCCCTCCAAGCGCTGTCTCCCGCGAACAGGGCTGGAAGCTGCATGTATCGGCGACGCCGCTGTCGGCTCCCGCCGTGCTGGAGCGCTGCGCGACCGTTCTGATCACCTCGGACTGCGCGTTCAAGTTCGCCGCCACCCTGGAGCACGTCGAGGCGTTGACCTCGACCCGGTGCGACCGGGCCCAGGGCGGAAAGTTCATCACCGTCTACCCACGCGACGACGACTCACTCCGCGTGCTCGCGGAGCGGTTGCATGCCGCGACCCTGGGCCTGAGCGGACCAGGCATCCTGTCCGACCGGCGGTACCAGCCCAACAGCTTGGTGCACTACCGGTTTGGCGCCTTCAGCGGGGTGCGGACGCTGACCGCCGACGGCGTCTATGAGAGTCGGCTGCGCGCGCCCGATGGCACGCTCGTCCGGGACGCACGCCAGGCATGGTTCGCACCTCCAGCGTGGGCCACGCCGCCCTTCGACGAGCCAGGAACACCGTTGGCCGGAGCGCCCCAGGCCGTCCTCCTCCAGGATCGATTCATCGTCCGTGGTGCCATCCGGCATTCCAATCGGGGGGGCGTGTACCGGGCAACGGACCAGGCCAGTGGTGCCGAGGTCATCGTCAAGCAGGCCCGCCCGCACACCGGGGCAGAACTGACCGGTGAGGACGCTCGTGATGCACTGAGGCATGAAGCCGAGATGCTCGACGTCCTGACGGGGCTTGGTCCCGAGCCGCTCGCCCTCTTCGAGCAGGGGGGAGATCTGTTCCTCGCCGAGACGCTCGTTGCCGGCCAGGTCTTGAGAGACTGGGTCGCCGATAGGCTCTTCATGCATCCCGGGGAGGTCGCGGCGCTCGACCTCGAGACGGCGCTGGAGATGGCCCAACGCCTGACCGAACTGCTCTCCGCCATCCATGAGCACGGGCTGGTGTGCCGCGACTTCAATCCCAACAATGTCATCGTTACCCAGGACCGGCAGCTTCGGCTCGTCGACCCCGAACTGGTCGCGCGTCCGGGCACGCGGGTGTACCGCTATTACACGCCGGGATATGCTGCCCCGGAGCAGCTCCGCGCACCGAAGGTGGGGCCGTGTCCCGGGCAGCAGGTGGACCTGTTCTCGCTCGGAGCAACGCTGTTCGTAACCGTTCACCAGCTCAGGCGGTGA
- the tnpC gene encoding IS66 family transposase, which yields MVEVDARDARIAQLEKRLEAALERIAQLEEENERLREENRWLKERLGLNSSNSSKPPSSDAPGTPRQSKRPTGRRPGGQPGHKKHERALLPPEDVQHVVELVPRECRGCKGRLNGQDTAPRRHQVVEVPPLSAIVTEYRCHALQCPGCGVVTRGEVPVHARSVFGDRLTALASLLVGKYRLSKRLVKDALSDMLGVELSVGSVSNLEGEMSEALAPPTAEALAYVQTSEAVNADETGFAQGREGGRAGRAWLWVVATALVVVFHIARSRGGKVARQLLGADFAGFLTTDRWSAYAWVDAGLRQLCWAHLTRDFQGFIDRGGRGGRIGRELMRERNRFFKWYHRVRDGTLSRERFEERMRGVERRVGQLLREAALRAEKKTAGMAREILQWEKCLWTFVDVPGLEPTNNFGERCIRHAVMYRKTSFGTQSEEGSRFVERIFTATTTLKLQGRDVLAFLTETLAAHRRGLRGPSLLPSAPEPQLALTA from the coding sequence ATGGTGGAGGTGGATGCCCGAGACGCACGGATAGCGCAGCTGGAGAAACGGCTGGAGGCAGCGCTGGAGCGTATCGCGCAGTTGGAGGAGGAGAATGAAAGGCTGCGCGAGGAGAATCGATGGCTCAAGGAACGGCTGGGGCTCAACTCGAGCAACTCCTCCAAGCCGCCCTCCTCGGATGCCCCAGGCACTCCGCGCCAGAGCAAGAGGCCCACGGGCCGCCGTCCCGGAGGCCAGCCTGGGCACAAGAAGCATGAGCGCGCGCTGCTGCCGCCCGAGGACGTGCAGCACGTCGTGGAGTTGGTGCCCAGGGAGTGCCGGGGTTGCAAGGGGCGACTGAATGGGCAGGACACCGCGCCCCGGCGTCACCAGGTGGTGGAAGTGCCGCCCCTGTCGGCCATTGTCACCGAGTACCGCTGCCATGCACTGCAATGCCCTGGTTGTGGGGTGGTGACGCGCGGGGAAGTGCCCGTGCACGCGCGCAGCGTCTTTGGTGACCGGCTCACAGCGCTCGCCTCGTTGCTGGTGGGCAAGTACCGCTTGTCCAAGCGACTGGTGAAGGACGCTTTGTCAGACATGTTGGGCGTCGAGTTGTCGGTGGGCAGCGTCAGCAACCTGGAGGGCGAGATGTCGGAGGCACTCGCGCCACCGACGGCCGAAGCCCTCGCCTACGTGCAGACCTCGGAGGCGGTCAACGCCGACGAGACGGGGTTTGCACAGGGACGAGAGGGCGGCCGGGCCGGCCGCGCCTGGCTGTGGGTGGTGGCCACTGCGCTGGTAGTGGTGTTCCACATCGCCAGAAGCCGCGGCGGCAAGGTCGCCCGCCAGTTGCTCGGCGCGGACTTCGCGGGCTTCCTCACCACCGACAGGTGGAGCGCCTACGCGTGGGTGGATGCAGGGCTGCGGCAGCTGTGCTGGGCACACCTCACACGCGACTTCCAGGGTTTCATCGACAGGGGCGGCCGGGGTGGGCGGATAGGCAGAGAGCTCATGCGCGAGCGCAACCGCTTCTTCAAGTGGTACCACCGCGTGCGTGACGGCACCCTGTCACGCGAGCGTTTCGAAGAGCGCATGCGCGGCGTGGAACGCAGAGTCGGCCAACTGCTGCGCGAGGCGGCACTGCGGGCAGAGAAGAAGACGGCCGGCATGGCCCGGGAAATCCTCCAGTGGGAGAAGTGCCTCTGGACGTTTGTCGATGTGCCGGGCCTCGAGCCCACCAACAATTTCGGCGAGCGCTGCATCCGGCACGCCGTCATGTACAGGAAGACGTCCTTCGGCACGCAGAGCGAGGAGGGCAGCCGCTTCGTGGAGCGCATATTCACCGCCACCACCACCCTCAAGCTGCAGGGCCGTGACGTGCTCGCCTTCCTGACCGAGACCCTCGCCGCGCACCGCCGCGGCCTGCGCGGGCCTTCGCTCCTCCCCTCCGCGCCCGAACCTCAGCTCGCGCTCACCGCCTGA
- a CDS encoding NAD(P)H-binding protein: protein MKTAFVTGSTGLLGSNLVRLLASRGVRVKALVRSPEKARKLLAGVPVELIEGDLGNVESFAPAMRDTDVLFHTAAYFRDSYKGGSHAAGLMRINVEGTRALLGGGVPVRRAEGGAHQLHRRAGAPPEPPAHRRDDAA, encoded by the coding sequence ATGAAGACGGCATTCGTCACGGGCTCCACCGGACTGCTCGGCAGCAACCTGGTTCGCCTGCTCGCGTCACGCGGAGTGAGGGTGAAGGCGCTGGTACGCTCGCCCGAGAAAGCCCGGAAGCTGCTGGCCGGCGTGCCCGTGGAGCTCATCGAAGGCGACCTCGGGAACGTGGAGTCCTTCGCGCCCGCGATGCGGGACACGGACGTGCTCTTCCACACCGCCGCCTACTTCCGGGACAGCTACAAGGGCGGCAGCCACGCGGCGGGGCTGATGCGCATCAACGTGGAGGGCACGCGCGCCCTGCTGGGAGGCGGCGTACCAGTAAGGCGTGCGGAGGGTGGTGCACACCAGCTCCATCGCCGTGCTGGCGCCCCGCCCGAGCCACCCGCTCACCGACGAGACGATGCGGCGTGA
- a CDS encoding ester cyclase: MPDEATALTAPDLPALYRRYIGCLNRRDLAGLGEFVDDDVRHNDRPLGLAGYRDMLERDFREIPDLRFDLRLLVCEPPCVASRLHFEAQL, encoded by the coding sequence ATGCCCGACGAGGCGACCGCCTTGACCGCCCCCGATCTTCCCGCCCTCTACCGGCGTTACATCGGCTGCCTCAACCGGCGGGATCTGGCAGGTCTGGGCGAGTTCGTCGACGACGACGTGCGCCACAACGACCGGCCGCTCGGCCTGGCCGGGTATCGAGACATGCTGGAGCGCGACTTCCGTGAAATCCCGGATCTCCGTTTCGATCTTCGCCTGCTGGTATGCGAGCCGCCCTGCGTCGCGAGCCGCCTGCACTTCGAGGCGCAGCTGTAG
- a CDS encoding Imm26 family immunity protein — MEGPGPLGARQCGRLTIAYGRVLKLPHDAYYDYRTNTPDSDLEQIASKPILFKMAVRHTEKRAWELIGWRALEEHFSQPIVQFMQDRANFRDCTIFDTVGNERSAEPQDMGRSNASVERLKVRLK, encoded by the coding sequence GTGGAAGGACCAGGCCCGTTAGGCGCGCGACAATGCGGTCGCCTCACCATCGCCTACGGCAGAGTGCTCAAGTTGCCGCATGATGCCTATTACGATTACAGGACGAACACTCCGGACTCCGACCTGGAACAAATCGCGTCCAAGCCCATCCTCTTCAAGATGGCTGTCCGCCATACGGAGAAGAGGGCGTGGGAGCTCATCGGGTGGAGGGCGCTCGAGGAGCACTTCTCCCAACCGATCGTCCAGTTCATGCAGGATCGTGCGAACTTTCGCGACTGCACGATCTTCGACACCGTCGGCAATGAGAGAAGCGCGGAACCCCAAGACATGGGGCGGTCCAACGCCTCGGTGGAGCGCTTGAAGGTGCGCCTGAAATAG
- a CDS encoding LysR family transcriptional regulator translates to MAFTPLNALNAYLAVARRRSFAAAAAELGVSPSALSQSVRQLEKRLGVSLLMRTSRSVSLTEEGQRLLESAGPAVDQALESLKKVAVRTEDVTGRIRLTVPSFSVRHVVAPLLPRFLARHPHVEVDVRVENHFVDIVTEGLDAGIRFSDSIERDMVQVRLLGPSRFVVVAAPAYLARKGTPEKPEDLLTHDCLCIRSTSTGSRYVWELERGKRNWRIPVQGPVETNDEVLMRVLAEEGVGLLYTFEPQVAAELKRGSLRVVLEPYAALVPGLYLYYPSRAQVSRALKAFVGVARELAAEWKDQAR, encoded by the coding sequence ATGGCCTTCACCCCGCTCAATGCCCTGAACGCCTACCTCGCGGTCGCGCGCCGTCGCAGCTTCGCGGCGGCCGCGGCCGAGCTGGGGGTGTCACCCTCGGCGCTGAGCCAGTCGGTGCGCCAGCTTGAGAAGCGGCTGGGCGTGTCCCTGCTCATGCGGACCTCGCGCAGCGTGTCGCTCACCGAGGAGGGCCAGCGCCTGTTGGAGAGCGCGGGCCCGGCGGTGGACCAGGCGCTCGAGTCGCTGAAGAAGGTGGCGGTCCGCACGGAGGACGTGACGGGCCGCATCCGGCTGACGGTGCCGAGCTTCTCGGTGCGGCACGTCGTGGCACCGCTGCTGCCCCGCTTCCTCGCGCGCCATCCCCATGTCGAGGTGGATGTGCGCGTGGAGAACCACTTCGTGGACATCGTGACCGAGGGCCTGGATGCGGGCATCCGCTTCTCCGATTCCATCGAGCGGGACATGGTGCAGGTGCGGCTGTTGGGGCCGAGCCGGTTCGTCGTGGTCGCCGCGCCGGCCTACCTCGCGCGCAAGGGCACGCCGGAGAAGCCCGAGGATCTCCTCACGCACGACTGCCTCTGCATCCGCTCGACGAGCACGGGGTCGCGCTATGTGTGGGAGCTCGAGCGCGGGAAGAGGAACTGGCGCATCCCGGTGCAGGGGCCGGTGGAGACCAACGACGAGGTGTTGATGCGCGTGCTGGCCGAGGAGGGCGTGGGGCTGCTCTACACGTTCGAGCCGCAGGTGGCGGCCGAGCTGAAGCGGGGGAGCCTGCGCGTGGTGCTCGAGCCCTATGCGGCCCTGGTGCCGGGCCTCTACCTCTACTATCCCAGCCGGGCCCAGGTTTCGCGGGCGCTCAAGGCGTTCGTGGGCGTGGCGCGCGAGCTGGCGGCGGAGTGGAAGGACCAGGCCCGTTAG